A genomic region of Ignavibacteria bacterium contains the following coding sequences:
- the nuoH gene encoding NADH-quinone oxidoreductase subunit NuoH, with product MISDYLAELIGNKFLGYLISAALPLFLWILPYALYAVYAERKVSAFMQDRIGPNRVGPKGLLQTIADILKLIQKEDIVPSSADKPLFVTAPYVIFAGTFMAFAALPFSSVYIGSNIDLGVFYIMAVSSFSVIGILMAGWAGNNKYSLYGAMRSVAQIVSYEVPALLAIVTAVMVIGSLNLNEISEMQTARFWNWWIFGGPVLGIQKFLLIIPMVVAFVIFFIASLAEVNRTPFDIPEAESELVAGFHTEYTGMKFAMFFLAEYGNMFVVSAISVSIFFGGWQSPFGYLGNTLGINWLVPIEQVFWFLFKGTLLVLVQMWLRWTLPRLRVDQLMSLCWKYLTPYAFINLVLVGIITLIK from the coding sequence GTGATAAGCGATTACTTAGCAGAACTCATTGGAAATAAATTTCTTGGTTATTTAATCTCTGCAGCTTTACCATTATTCTTATGGATTTTGCCTTACGCACTTTATGCAGTTTACGCTGAAAGAAAAGTTAGTGCATTTATGCAGGATAGAATTGGACCAAATCGAGTTGGTCCAAAAGGATTATTACAGACAATTGCAGATATTTTGAAACTCATACAAAAAGAAGACATTGTACCTTCATCAGCAGATAAACCGCTTTTTGTAACAGCACCATATGTAATCTTTGCTGGAACATTTATGGCATTTGCAGCCCTCCCCTTCTCAAGTGTTTATATTGGTAGTAATATTGATCTCGGTGTCTTTTACATTATGGCAGTTTCTTCATTTTCTGTAATTGGTATCTTGATGGCTGGATGGGCAGGGAATAATAAATACTCACTTTACGGTGCAATGAGATCAGTTGCTCAAATTGTTAGTTACGAAGTTCCAGCTTTACTTGCAATTGTAACAGCTGTAATGGTTATCGGTTCTCTTAATTTGAATGAAATATCTGAAATGCAAACTGCCAGATTCTGGAATTGGTGGATTTTTGGCGGACCTGTTCTGGGCATTCAAAAGTTTCTTCTGATAATTCCAATGGTTGTTGCATTTGTAATTTTCTTCATTGCCTCACTTGCTGAAGTAAACAGAACTCCATTCGATATCCCCGAAGCTGAATCAGAATTGGTTGCAGGTTTCCATACAGAATACACAGGAATGAAGTTCGCAATGTTCTTCTTAGCTGAATATGGAAATATGTTTGTGGTTTCTGCAATCTCTGTCTCAATTTTCTTCGGCGGATGGCAATCTCCTTTTGGTTACTTAGGAAATACACTTGGAATTAACTGGTTAGTACCAATTGAACAGGTTTTCTGGTTTTTATTTAAAGGTACTTTACTTGTTCTGGTTCAAATGTGGCTGCGCTGGACACTTCCAAGATTACGAGTTGATCAATTAATGTCCCTATGCTGGAAGTATTTAACACCGTACGCATTTATTAATCTAGTATTGGTTGGAATAATAACTTTAATTAAATAA
- a CDS encoding NADH-quinone oxidoreductase subunit I, producing MKEYLKNTWLGIYTVLVGMKVTLTHLFKPKVTIQYPEVRLQLPERARNRLYVNIDDCIGCDQCSRACPVDCIEIETVKAVPGEDLGTTSNGKRKALWVTKFDIDIAKCCYCGLCVYPCPTECIWMTDVYEFSEYKRENLIYHFSNLTPEEAEQKKLNYQKFEEEKARQKAAQTASTNPQSQTKQDIGKQN from the coding sequence ATGAAAGAATATCTCAAAAACACCTGGCTTGGAATTTATACAGTTTTGGTTGGAATGAAGGTGACTTTAACTCACCTGTTCAAACCAAAAGTTACTATTCAATATCCAGAAGTAAGATTACAATTACCTGAAAGAGCAAGAAATAGATTATATGTAAACATTGATGATTGTATAGGTTGTGATCAATGCTCTCGTGCCTGCCCTGTTGATTGCATTGAAATTGAAACAGTTAAAGCAGTTCCTGGTGAAGATTTAGGAACCACATCGAACGGAAAAAGGAAAGCTCTTTGGGTTACAAAGTTTGATATCGACATTGCAAAATGTTGTTATTGTGGCTTGTGTGTTTATCCCTGCCCTACTGAATGCATCTGGATGACCGATGTTTATGAATTTTCAGAATATAAAAGAGAAAATTTGATTTATCATTTTTCAAACCTTACTCCTGAAGAAGCGGAACAAAAGAAATTAAATTATCAGAAATTCGAAGAAGAAAAAGCTCGTCAAAAGGCTGCACAAACTGCATCTACAAATCCACAGTCACAGACAAAACAAGATATCGGGAAACAGAACTGA
- a CDS encoding NADH-quinone oxidoreductase subunit J codes for MTTYDFIFYVFAAIIVVSAFIVVAARNIIYSAFSLLFTFFGVAGIYVLLNADFIAVVQVIIYVGGILVLIIFGVMLTNKITDVEIKTESIHIVPATIITGLIGGTLIAVLTKTNWKIAEPQNVNQTVMEIGRFVVVHYMILFELAGIILLVALIGSVMIARREKVQTDEVQK; via the coding sequence ATGACTACTTACGATTTTATCTTCTATGTCTTTGCAGCAATTATAGTAGTAAGTGCGTTCATAGTTGTTGCTGCAAGGAATATAATTTATTCAGCATTTTCATTACTCTTCACATTTTTTGGTGTAGCTGGAATTTATGTGCTGCTTAATGCGGATTTTATTGCAGTAGTTCAGGTAATAATTTATGTAGGCGGAATTTTGGTCTTAATAATATTTGGTGTAATGTTAACAAATAAAATTACTGATGTCGAAATTAAAACTGAAAGCATTCATATCGTACCAGCTACAATTATCACAGGATTAATTGGCGGTACTTTAATCGCTGTTTTAACAAAAACAAACTGGAAAATTGCTGAACCTCAAAATGTTAATCAGACTGTAATGGAAATAGGAAGATTCGTTGTTGTTCACTATATGATTTTATTTGAACTCGCTGGTATAATTCTGCTTGTTGCATTAATTGGTTCCGTGATGATTGCTCGTAGAGAAAAAGTTCAAACTGATGAGGTACAAAAATGA
- the nuoK gene encoding NADH-quinone oxidoreductase subunit NuoK, protein MSVGLNHFLVLSVILFSLGIYAVLTRKNAIQVLMGIELILNSANINFIAFARFGNFGFTGQVISLFVIILAAAEAAIALAIVLNIYKHFSTVNVDEIDGLKE, encoded by the coding sequence ATGAGTGTAGGATTGAATCATTTTCTTGTGTTAAGTGTAATTTTGTTTTCACTTGGAATTTATGCAGTCCTTACAAGGAAAAATGCAATTCAGGTTTTGATGGGAATTGAATTAATTCTGAATTCAGCAAACATTAATTTTATTGCTTTTGCGCGTTTTGGAAATTTTGGTTTTACTGGTCAAGTAATTTCTCTATTTGTAATAATTTTAGCAGCTGCCGAAGCAGCAATTGCTCTTGCAATTGTTCTGAATATTTACAAACACTTTAGTACAGTAAATGTAGACGAAATAGATGGATTGAAAGAATAA